One genomic region from Cellulomonas hominis encodes:
- a CDS encoding class I SAM-dependent methyltransferase — MGRVTEDLLAALRCDPEIPAPDLVAVDAADRLLLDEAAPVLAGAAPGTVVVIGDRYGAVTLGAVARSGAAGVRAHTDRLTGELALAANAARVGGAGAFRSLDRLGPELVAGARVVLLLLPRSLDALDEIAGLIARHADPGVVVVAGGREKHMSRSMNEVLARHFADVRASRGRQKARVLHASGPRAGASTSWPVRERHADLGLTVCAHGAAFAGPRVDIGTRFLVDHLAGALPDARRAVDLGCGTGVLACALAAARPEIEVVATDESAAAVASARATVEANGLADRVRVQRARGTAGIDDASVDLVLLNPPFHVGAAVHDGVARELFGEAARVLRPGGELWCVWNSGLGYRPALQAAVGPTRQVARNPKFTITGSVVTAAS; from the coding sequence GTGGGCCGCGTGACCGAGGACCTGCTCGCCGCCCTGCGCTGCGACCCCGAGATCCCGGCTCCCGACCTCGTGGCCGTGGACGCCGCGGACCGGCTGCTCCTCGACGAGGCGGCGCCGGTCCTCGCGGGCGCGGCACCCGGGACGGTCGTCGTCATCGGCGACCGGTACGGCGCGGTGACGCTCGGCGCGGTCGCGAGGTCCGGGGCCGCCGGCGTGCGCGCGCACACCGACCGCCTCACCGGCGAGCTCGCCCTGGCGGCCAACGCCGCGCGCGTGGGCGGTGCGGGCGCGTTCCGGTCGCTGGACCGCCTCGGTCCCGAGCTGGTGGCCGGCGCGCGGGTCGTGCTGCTCCTGCTGCCGCGGTCGCTCGACGCGCTGGACGAGATCGCGGGCCTGATCGCCCGGCACGCCGACCCCGGGGTCGTCGTGGTCGCAGGCGGTCGCGAGAAGCACATGTCGCGGTCGATGAACGAGGTGCTCGCGCGGCACTTCGCCGACGTGCGGGCCAGCCGCGGCCGGCAGAAGGCGCGGGTGCTGCACGCCTCCGGCCCGCGGGCCGGGGCGTCCACCTCGTGGCCCGTGCGGGAGCGGCACGCCGACCTCGGCCTGACCGTCTGCGCGCACGGTGCCGCCTTCGCCGGGCCCCGGGTGGACATCGGCACCCGGTTCCTCGTCGACCACCTCGCCGGCGCCCTCCCGGACGCGCGGCGGGCGGTCGACCTCGGCTGCGGCACGGGCGTGCTGGCCTGCGCGCTCGCCGCGGCCCGGCCGGAGATCGAGGTGGTGGCCACCGACGAGTCGGCCGCCGCGGTGGCCTCCGCGCGCGCCACGGTCGAGGCCAACGGCCTGGCGGACCGGGTCCGGGTGCAGCGCGCGCGGGGGACCGCGGGCATCGACGACGCGAGCGTCGACCTGGTGCTGCTCAACCCGCCGTTCCACGTCGGCGCGGCCGTGCACGACGGGGTGGCGCGCGAGCTGTTCGGCGAGGCGGCCCGGGTGCTGCGGCCGGGCGGCGAGCTGTGGTGCGTGTGGAACTCCGGGCTCGGCTACCGGCCGGCGTTGCAGGCGGCAGTGGGGCCGACCCGGCAGGTCGCGCGGAACCCGAAGTTCACCATCACGGGGTCGGTGGTCACAGCAGCGTCGTGA
- a CDS encoding type II toxin-antitoxin system VapC family toxin, translated as MIVLDTNVISEIFRPDPEARVVTWLEGLTGDVAITAVTLAELLAGLHRLPEGQRRTALVEQVDLALEPYRATRAILPFDAAAAGQYAEVLAVRERAGRPIHTADAQIAAICRAHGATCATRNVKDFDGTGIDVVNPWAA; from the coding sequence GTGATCGTGCTGGACACCAACGTCATCTCGGAGATCTTCCGGCCCGACCCCGAGGCTCGTGTCGTGACCTGGCTGGAGGGCCTGACGGGCGACGTCGCGATCACCGCCGTGACGCTCGCCGAGCTCCTGGCCGGGTTGCACCGGCTCCCCGAGGGACAGCGCCGGACCGCCCTCGTCGAGCAGGTCGACCTCGCCCTCGAGCCCTACCGCGCGACCCGGGCGATCCTTCCGTTCGACGCCGCGGCGGCCGGGCAGTACGCCGAGGTGCTGGCCGTCCGCGAGCGAGCGGGCCGGCCGATCCACACCGCCGACGCGCAGATCGCGGCGATCTGCCGCGCGCACGGGGCCACGTGCGCGACGCGCAACGTCAAGGACTTCGACGGGACCGGGATCGACGTCGTGAACCCGTGGGCCGCGTGA
- a CDS encoding FitA-like ribbon-helix-helix domain-containing protein, whose translation MSTIVVRGLDESVKQQLARQAKEHGRSMEAEARDILTRAARRPHIGVALLRAAREAGGVDGLHVPERADEARAVDFG comes from the coding sequence ATGTCCACCATCGTCGTCCGCGGGCTCGACGAGTCCGTCAAGCAGCAGCTCGCCCGCCAGGCCAAGGAGCACGGCCGCTCCATGGAGGCCGAGGCGCGCGACATCCTCACGCGGGCCGCGCGCCGGCCCCACATCGGCGTGGCCCTGCTGCGCGCGGCGCGTGAGGCCGGTGGCGTCGACGGCCTCCACGTGCCGGAGCGCGCCGACGAGGCCAGGGCGGTGGACTTCGGGTGA
- the ychF gene encoding redox-regulated ATPase YchF has translation MALTIGIVGLPNVGKSTLFNALTRAQVLAANYPFATIEPNVGIVPLPDPRLETLAGIFGSERILPATVSFVDIAGIVKGASEGEGLGNKFLANIREADAICQVTRAFADPDVVHVDGRVSPKDDIETINTELVLADLQTLEKVVPRLEKEVRIKKADPAELAAAQAAQAVLESGQTLFQGAKAAGLDLADLASLQLMTAKPFIYVFNTDDAGLADTAMQEELRAFVAPADAIFLDAKFESDLVELEPDEAKEMLAENGQDEAGLDQLARVGFHTLGLQTYLTAGPKESRAWTIRQGWTAPQAAGVIHTDFQKGFIKAEVISFDDLVEAGSVAAARSAGKARIEGKDYVMADGDVVEFRFNV, from the coding sequence GTGGCACTCACCATCGGCATCGTCGGCCTGCCCAACGTCGGCAAGAGCACGCTCTTCAACGCCCTCACCCGCGCGCAGGTGCTCGCGGCGAACTACCCGTTCGCCACGATCGAGCCGAACGTCGGCATCGTCCCGCTGCCGGACCCGCGCCTGGAGACCCTCGCCGGGATCTTCGGCAGCGAGCGCATCCTGCCGGCCACGGTGTCGTTCGTCGACATCGCCGGCATCGTCAAGGGGGCCAGCGAGGGGGAGGGGCTCGGCAACAAGTTCCTCGCGAACATCCGCGAGGCCGACGCCATCTGCCAGGTGACGCGCGCGTTCGCCGACCCCGACGTCGTGCACGTCGACGGCCGCGTGTCCCCGAAGGACGACATCGAGACGATCAACACCGAGCTCGTCCTCGCCGACCTGCAGACGCTCGAGAAGGTCGTCCCCCGCCTGGAGAAGGAGGTCCGCATCAAGAAGGCGGACCCCGCCGAGCTCGCCGCCGCCCAGGCCGCGCAGGCCGTGCTGGAGTCCGGGCAGACGCTGTTCCAGGGCGCGAAGGCCGCGGGGCTCGACCTGGCCGACCTCGCCTCGCTGCAGCTCATGACGGCCAAGCCGTTCATCTACGTCTTCAACACCGACGACGCCGGGCTCGCGGACACCGCGATGCAGGAGGAGCTGCGCGCGTTCGTGGCCCCCGCCGACGCGATCTTCCTGGACGCGAAGTTCGAGTCCGACCTGGTCGAGCTCGAGCCCGACGAGGCCAAGGAGATGCTCGCGGAGAACGGCCAGGACGAGGCGGGCCTCGACCAGCTCGCCCGCGTCGGGTTCCACACCCTCGGCCTCCAGACCTACCTCACGGCCGGCCCGAAGGAGTCCCGGGCGTGGACGATCCGGCAGGGGTGGACGGCCCCGCAGGCCGCCGGGGTGATCCACACGGACTTCCAGAAGGGCTTCATCAAGGCCGAGGTCATCTCGTTCGACGACCTGGTCGAGGCCGGGTCCGTCGCGGCCGCGCGGTCCGCCGGGAAGGCGCGGATCGAGGGCAAGGACTACGTGATGGCCGACGGCGACGTGGTGGAGTTCCGCTTCAACGTCTGA
- a CDS encoding ABC transporter ATP-binding protein codes for MTAQDEPASPRPPAPPALSLQGLWKRFGPKIAVAGVSLEVPAGSLYGLVGPNGAGKTTTLSMATGLLRPDAGRVLVRGSDLWADPLHVKATIGVLPDGVKLFDRLTGQQLVTYAGLLHGLDRSTVADRAADLIRTFDLAADADTLVVDYSAGMTKKIALACALVHAPRVLLLDEPFEAVDPVSAANIRDILAAYVAGGGTVVVSSHVMDLVQRMCDHVAVIAAGHVLAQGTVDEVRGSASLEDRFVELVGGRHTEEALAWLRTSSD; via the coding sequence ATGACGGCGCAGGACGAGCCCGCGAGCCCGCGACCACCCGCGCCGCCGGCGCTCTCGCTGCAGGGGCTGTGGAAGCGGTTCGGCCCGAAGATCGCCGTCGCCGGCGTCTCCCTGGAGGTCCCGGCCGGCTCGCTGTACGGGCTGGTCGGCCCGAACGGTGCGGGCAAGACCACCACGCTGTCCATGGCGACCGGCCTGCTGCGCCCGGACGCGGGCCGCGTGCTCGTGCGGGGCAGCGACCTGTGGGCCGACCCGCTGCACGTGAAGGCGACGATCGGCGTGCTGCCCGACGGGGTGAAGCTGTTCGACCGCCTCACCGGCCAGCAGCTCGTCACCTACGCCGGGCTGCTGCACGGCCTGGACAGGTCCACGGTCGCGGACCGCGCCGCCGACCTGATCCGCACCTTCGACCTCGCCGCCGACGCGGACACCCTGGTCGTCGACTACTCCGCCGGCATGACCAAGAAGATCGCCCTGGCCTGCGCGCTCGTGCACGCCCCGCGCGTCCTGCTGCTCGACGAGCCGTTCGAGGCGGTCGACCCCGTCTCCGCGGCCAACATCCGGGACATCCTCGCCGCGTACGTCGCCGGCGGCGGGACGGTCGTGGTGTCCTCGCACGTCATGGACCTCGTGCAGCGCATGTGCGACCACGTCGCCGTGATCGCCGCCGGCCACGTGCTCGCGCAGGGCACGGTCGACGAGGTCCGCGGGTCGGCCAGCCTGGAGGACCGGTTCGTCGAGCTGGTCGGCGGCCGGCACACGGAGGAGGCGCTCGCGTGGTTGCGCACCTCGTCCGACTGA
- a CDS encoding DNA recombination protein RmuC, producing MTDLALVVALAGALLVGVAVGWLVSAGRAATRLRAAEVDAARWRTAAELGGGALDEDRQADRFRALAADALAQSSEQFLALAHQSLAARHQEQAGDLAQREQAVRALVDPLARTLDQVRAELRTAEQARVEGGAALGEQVRQMREEAGRLREQTSQLVTSLRSSQVRGRWGEVQLRRVVEAAGMLPHVDFVEQDQVRTDDGLLRPDMVVHLAGGKRVVVDAKVAFLGFLEAAEATDPAERQRRTAAHARHVRAHVDQLAAKRYWDQFAPAPEFVVMFVPAEAFLHAALDVDPGIVERAFEQNVVIATPMTLLALLRTVAYAWRQDALADNAQAVLDLGKELHGRIATLGGHLAKVGRALDGAATAYNQSIASLESRVLVSARKFADLRVVDTDLPAPLPVERRLSVVTAPELVAWEQARVVGLEGDLPRAGTAAAGRADALGALDDAVLGDVRPEG from the coding sequence ATGACGGATCTGGCGCTGGTGGTCGCGCTCGCGGGGGCTCTGCTCGTGGGCGTCGCGGTCGGGTGGCTCGTGTCCGCGGGGCGCGCGGCGACGCGGCTGCGGGCGGCCGAGGTGGACGCCGCGCGGTGGCGGACCGCAGCCGAGCTCGGCGGCGGCGCCCTCGACGAGGACCGGCAGGCCGACCGGTTCCGGGCGCTCGCCGCCGACGCGCTGGCGCAGAGCAGCGAGCAGTTCCTCGCCCTCGCGCACCAGAGCCTCGCGGCGCGGCACCAGGAGCAGGCCGGCGACCTCGCGCAGCGCGAGCAGGCGGTGCGGGCCCTGGTGGACCCCCTCGCCCGGACGCTGGACCAGGTGCGGGCCGAGCTGCGCACCGCCGAGCAGGCGCGGGTCGAGGGCGGGGCGGCCCTCGGCGAGCAGGTGCGGCAGATGCGGGAGGAGGCCGGGCGGCTGCGCGAGCAGACGTCGCAGCTCGTCACGTCGCTGCGGTCCTCGCAGGTGCGCGGGCGATGGGGCGAGGTGCAGCTCCGCCGCGTGGTCGAGGCCGCCGGGATGCTGCCGCACGTCGACTTCGTCGAGCAGGACCAGGTCCGGACCGACGACGGCCTGCTGCGGCCCGACATGGTGGTGCACCTCGCCGGGGGCAAGCGCGTCGTCGTGGACGCCAAGGTGGCGTTCCTCGGGTTCCTCGAGGCGGCGGAGGCCACCGACCCCGCGGAGCGTCAGCGCCGGACCGCGGCGCACGCCAGGCACGTGCGGGCGCACGTGGACCAGCTCGCCGCCAAGCGGTACTGGGACCAGTTCGCCCCCGCTCCGGAGTTCGTCGTCATGTTCGTGCCGGCCGAGGCGTTCCTGCACGCGGCGCTCGACGTGGACCCCGGGATCGTCGAGCGCGCGTTCGAGCAGAACGTCGTCATCGCCACCCCGATGACCCTGCTCGCCCTGCTGCGGACGGTCGCCTACGCCTGGCGGCAGGACGCCCTCGCCGACAACGCGCAGGCCGTCCTGGACCTGGGCAAGGAGCTGCACGGGCGGATCGCGACCCTCGGCGGGCACCTCGCGAAGGTCGGGCGGGCGCTCGACGGCGCGGCCACCGCGTACAACCAGTCGATCGCCTCGCTCGAGTCCCGGGTGCTCGTCTCGGCGCGGAAGTTCGCGGACCTGCGGGTGGTGGACACCGACCTGCCGGCGCCGCTGCCGGTGGAGCGGCGGCTGTCCGTGGTGACCGCTCCGGAGCTCGTGGCGTGGGAGCAGGCCCGGGTCGTCGGGCTCGAGGGCGACCTGCCGCGCGCCGGGACCGCCGCCGCCGGGCGGGCCGACGCGCTCGGCGCGCTCGACGACGCCGTGCTCGGAGACGTCCGGCCGGAGGGCTGA
- a CDS encoding 4-hydroxy-3-methylbut-2-enyl diphosphate reductase has protein sequence MPAPGGRRVLLAAPRGYCAGVDRAVVAVEQALEHYGAPVYVRKEIVHNRHVVDTLAARGAVFVDETDEVPEGARLVFSAHGVSPAVRAAAQARSLRTIDATCPLVTKVHKEAVRFAADDLDILLIGHTGHEEVEGTQGEAPGHVQVVDSPAAVADVRVRDESRVVWISQTTLSVDETMETVRRLRERFPLLQDPPSDDICYATQNRQVAVKKLAPECDVVITVGSANSSNSVRLAEVAKEAGARASYRVDTAAQVDPAWLVGARTVGVTSGASVPEILVRDVLDLLARHGFADVEEVRTATEDLMFSLPRELRADLRAAGGEDPRPRREQRRDLSIRPV, from the coding sequence GTGCCGGCCCCGGGCGGCCGGCGCGTGCTGCTGGCGGCCCCCCGCGGGTACTGCGCGGGCGTGGACCGGGCGGTCGTCGCGGTCGAGCAGGCGCTGGAGCACTACGGGGCCCCGGTGTACGTCCGCAAGGAGATCGTGCACAACCGGCACGTCGTGGACACCCTGGCGGCCCGCGGCGCGGTGTTCGTCGACGAGACCGACGAGGTGCCCGAGGGCGCCCGCCTGGTGTTCTCCGCGCACGGCGTCTCCCCGGCGGTCCGCGCGGCGGCGCAGGCGCGCTCGCTCCGGACGATCGACGCGACCTGCCCCCTGGTGACGAAGGTGCACAAGGAGGCCGTGCGGTTCGCGGCCGACGACCTCGACATCCTGCTCATCGGGCACACCGGGCACGAGGAGGTCGAGGGCACCCAGGGCGAGGCCCCCGGGCACGTGCAGGTGGTCGACTCCCCGGCGGCCGTCGCGGACGTGCGGGTGCGCGACGAGAGCCGTGTGGTGTGGATCTCGCAGACCACGCTGTCGGTGGACGAGACGATGGAGACCGTCCGCCGGCTGCGCGAGCGGTTCCCGCTGCTGCAGGACCCGCCGAGCGACGACATCTGCTACGCCACGCAGAACCGGCAGGTCGCGGTGAAGAAGCTCGCGCCGGAGTGCGACGTCGTCATCACCGTCGGGTCGGCGAACTCGTCGAACTCGGTGCGGCTGGCTGAGGTCGCGAAGGAGGCCGGCGCGCGGGCGTCGTACCGGGTGGACACGGCGGCGCAGGTGGACCCGGCCTGGCTGGTGGGCGCGCGCACGGTCGGCGTCACGTCGGGGGCCTCGGTGCCGGAGATCCTGGTGCGCGACGTGCTGGACCTGCTCGCGCGGCACGGGTTCGCGGACGTCGAGGAGGTCCGGACGGCGACCGAGGACCTCATGTTCTCGCTGCCGCGCGAGCTGCGGGCCGACCTGCGCGCGGCCGGCGGCGAGGACCCGCGCCCGCGGCGCGAGCAGCGCCGGGACCTGTCGATCCGCCCGGTCTGA
- the xseA gene encoding exodeoxyribonuclease VII large subunit — protein sequence MQQSTPDAPRADAPRPGGLPADLPAKAVETTPERPWPVRLLSAKIADYVAKMSALWVEGQVVQLNRRPGANIAFLTLRDTDTDMSLPVSMPAQVLSAAQTPLAEGAHVVVHARPTFWTKRGTLQLSADAVRAVGVGELLARIEHLKRVLAAEGLFDADRKVPLPFLPRVVGLVCGRESKAEHDVVVNARARWPQVEFVIREVAVQGVGAVPQVSRAIAELDADPRVEVVVVARGGGSVEDLLPFSNEALVRAAAACRTPLVSAIGHETDTPLLDLVADYRASTPTDAAKRIVPDVAEERARVTQARARIRSAIEHRVARETAALEQVRSRPVLARPHTMVDTREAEVHRLREHARRCLDHALSGAATSTRALAAQVRALSPAATLERGYAVVQTSDGSVVRDATSVSAKDTLRVRLARGELIASVVAVAPGRRRPDEDAAGA from the coding sequence GTGCAGCAGTCCACCCCCGACGCCCCGCGCGCGGACGCCCCGCGCCCCGGCGGGCTCCCCGCCGACCTGCCCGCCAAGGCGGTCGAGACCACCCCGGAGCGGCCGTGGCCGGTGCGGCTGCTCTCGGCGAAGATCGCGGACTACGTCGCGAAGATGTCGGCGCTGTGGGTCGAGGGCCAGGTCGTGCAGCTCAACCGCCGGCCGGGGGCGAACATCGCGTTCCTGACGCTGCGGGACACCGACACGGACATGTCCCTGCCGGTGTCGATGCCGGCGCAGGTGCTGTCCGCCGCGCAGACCCCGCTGGCCGAGGGCGCGCACGTCGTCGTGCACGCCCGGCCGACGTTCTGGACCAAGCGCGGCACCCTGCAGCTCAGCGCCGACGCGGTGCGGGCGGTGGGCGTCGGCGAGCTGCTGGCCCGGATCGAGCACCTCAAGCGGGTGCTGGCGGCCGAGGGGCTGTTCGACGCGGACCGCAAGGTGCCGCTGCCGTTCCTGCCGCGCGTCGTCGGGCTCGTGTGCGGCCGGGAGTCGAAGGCCGAGCACGACGTCGTGGTGAACGCCCGCGCGCGGTGGCCGCAGGTGGAGTTCGTCATCCGCGAGGTCGCGGTGCAGGGCGTCGGCGCGGTGCCGCAGGTCAGCCGCGCGATCGCCGAGCTGGACGCCGACCCGCGGGTCGAGGTCGTCGTGGTCGCGCGCGGCGGCGGGTCGGTCGAGGACCTCCTGCCGTTCAGCAACGAGGCCCTGGTCCGCGCGGCGGCCGCCTGCCGCACGCCCCTGGTGTCCGCGATCGGGCACGAGACCGACACCCCGCTGCTCGACCTGGTGGCCGACTACCGCGCGTCCACCCCGACGGACGCGGCCAAGCGGATCGTCCCCGACGTCGCCGAGGAGCGCGCCCGCGTCACCCAGGCCCGCGCGCGCATCCGGTCCGCGATCGAGCACCGGGTCGCCCGGGAGACCGCCGCCCTGGAGCAGGTGCGCAGCCGCCCGGTGCTCGCCCGGCCGCACACCATGGTCGACACCCGCGAGGCGGAGGTGCACCGGCTGCGTGAGCACGCCCGCCGCTGCCTCGACCACGCCCTGTCGGGGGCGGCGACCTCGACCCGGGCGCTCGCCGCGCAGGTGCGGGCGCTGTCCCCCGCCGCGACGCTCGAGCGCGGGTACGCGGTGGTGCAGACCTCCGACGGCTCCGTGGTGCGGGACGCGACGAGCGTGTCGGCGAAGGACACGCTGCGGGTACGGCTGGCGCGCGGCGAGCTGATCGCGTCGGTCGTGGCCGTCGCGCCGGGGCGCCGCCGGCCCGACGAGGACGCCGCAGGCGCGTGA
- a CDS encoding exodeoxyribonuclease VII small subunit: protein MGAVSATSPAPDAPDAPGVAALSYEQAREELVAVVSRLEAGGASLEESLALWERGEALAARCQEWLDGARARLDAARSGDDAPGEDAPAS, encoded by the coding sequence ATGGGGGCCGTGAGCGCCACCTCCCCCGCACCCGACGCACCGGACGCCCCGGGCGTCGCCGCGCTGTCCTACGAGCAGGCCCGCGAGGAGCTCGTCGCCGTCGTCTCCCGCCTGGAGGCCGGGGGCGCGAGCCTCGAGGAGTCCCTCGCCCTGTGGGAGCGCGGCGAGGCGCTGGCCGCCCGGTGCCAGGAGTGGCTGGACGGCGCCCGCGCACGGCTCGACGCCGCCCGGTCCGGCGACGACGCGCCGGGCGAGGACGCACCCGCGTCCTGA
- a CDS encoding carbohydrate kinase family protein encodes MPEQSAPARALVVGEALVDVVLRPGAEPAEHPGGSPANVAIGLGRLGREVGLLTWLAGDAYGDLVREHLAGSGVAVLTGDSAPDRTPVARAHLDGDGVATYEFDLTWDLPARWDEGDGDPVVVHTGSIATVIEPGGDAVARLLADRRGASTLTYDPNLRPALMGSPERTLPVVERLVALADVVKVSDEDLAWLHPGVPPVEIARDWLGRGPALVVVTLGGEGALAVTAAGDEVAVTAPPVQVADTVGAGDSFMAALIDGLWSADLLGADARERLRAIDRPTVERVLVRCAQVAAITVSRAGANPPTRAELGEA; translated from the coding sequence ATGCCCGAGCAGTCCGCCCCCGCCCGCGCCCTCGTCGTCGGGGAGGCCCTCGTCGACGTGGTCCTGCGACCCGGCGCCGAGCCCGCCGAGCACCCGGGCGGCAGCCCGGCGAACGTCGCGATCGGCCTCGGCCGGCTCGGCCGGGAGGTCGGCCTGCTGACCTGGCTCGCCGGCGACGCCTACGGCGACCTGGTGCGCGAGCACCTCGCGGGCTCCGGCGTCGCGGTGCTGACGGGCGACAGCGCACCGGACCGCACGCCGGTCGCCCGCGCGCACCTGGACGGCGACGGCGTCGCGACGTACGAGTTCGACCTCACGTGGGACCTGCCCGCGCGCTGGGACGAGGGCGACGGCGACCCCGTCGTCGTGCACACCGGCTCGATCGCCACGGTCATCGAGCCGGGCGGCGACGCCGTGGCCCGGCTGCTCGCCGACCGCCGGGGCGCCTCGACGCTGACCTACGACCCGAACCTGCGCCCGGCGCTCATGGGCTCCCCGGAGCGGACGCTGCCGGTCGTCGAGCGCCTCGTCGCGCTGGCGGACGTGGTCAAGGTGTCCGACGAGGACCTCGCGTGGCTGCACCCCGGCGTCCCGCCCGTGGAGATCGCCCGCGACTGGCTGGGTCGCGGGCCGGCGCTGGTCGTCGTCACGCTCGGCGGCGAGGGCGCGCTCGCCGTCACCGCCGCGGGCGACGAGGTGGCCGTGACGGCCCCACCGGTGCAGGTGGCCGACACCGTCGGCGCCGGGGACTCGTTCATGGCCGCGCTGATCGACGGCCTGTGGTCCGCCGACCTGCTCGGTGCGGACGCCCGCGAGCGCCTGCGCGCGATCGACCGCCCCACGGTGGAGCGCGTGCTGGTCCGCTGCGCGCAGGTCGCCGCGATCACGGTCTCCCGCGCCGGCGCGAACCCGCCCACGCGCGCGGAGCTCGGCGAGGCCTGA
- a CDS encoding ABC transporter ATP-binding protein has protein sequence MASITLTDIVKQYGDGYPAVNGVSLDIKDGEFVILVGPSGCGKSTLLRMIVGLEDITSGELRIGDEVVNEKAPRDRHLAMVFQNYALYPHLTVFENIAFPLRLQKGKFTDDEIREHVEFAADTLELREHLDRKPANLSGGQRQRVAMGRAIVRDARAFLFDEPLSNLDAKLRGQMRTEIARMQRRLGTTTVYVTHDQTEAMTLGDRVAVLRKGELQQVASPRALYEQPVNLFVAGFIGSPPMNFLPGEVRGDSLRLPFGEVPLSEELRQRIDGRELVIVGLRPEHVEDAAVLDDTKRDGGVTFAADVDVVEWLGAELYAYIPFETHADVAQKLEELDRDLDGEGMRTQMVVALGSESRVRDGSEARLWFDPKRLLVFDPESGENLTYDDAEAQRVDAETEEDRRAALERAHRDAERAAAGQGRHRQAS, from the coding sequence ATGGCATCCATCACCCTGACGGACATCGTCAAGCAGTACGGCGACGGCTACCCCGCGGTCAACGGCGTCAGCCTCGACATCAAGGACGGCGAGTTCGTCATCCTGGTCGGGCCGTCCGGCTGCGGGAAGTCCACGCTGCTGCGCATGATCGTCGGCCTGGAGGACATCACCTCCGGCGAGCTGCGGATCGGCGACGAGGTCGTCAACGAGAAGGCACCGCGCGACCGGCACCTCGCGATGGTGTTCCAGAACTACGCGCTCTACCCGCACCTCACGGTGTTCGAGAACATCGCGTTCCCGCTGCGGCTGCAGAAGGGCAAGTTCACCGACGACGAGATCCGCGAGCACGTCGAGTTCGCCGCCGACACCCTGGAGCTGCGCGAGCACCTCGACCGCAAGCCCGCGAACCTGTCCGGCGGCCAGCGCCAGCGCGTCGCGATGGGCCGCGCGATCGTCCGGGACGCGCGGGCGTTCCTGTTCGACGAGCCGCTGTCCAACCTCGACGCGAAGCTCCGCGGGCAGATGCGCACCGAGATCGCCCGGATGCAGCGCCGGCTCGGCACCACCACCGTGTACGTCACGCACGACCAGACCGAGGCCATGACCCTCGGCGACCGGGTCGCGGTGCTCCGCAAGGGCGAGCTGCAGCAGGTCGCCAGCCCGCGGGCGCTGTACGAGCAGCCGGTCAACCTGTTCGTCGCCGGGTTCATCGGGTCGCCCCCGATGAACTTCCTGCCCGGGGAGGTGCGCGGGGACTCCCTGCGGCTGCCGTTCGGCGAGGTGCCGCTGTCCGAGGAGCTCCGGCAGCGGATCGACGGGCGGGAGCTCGTCATCGTCGGCCTGCGGCCCGAGCACGTCGAGGACGCCGCGGTGCTCGACGACACCAAGCGCGACGGCGGGGTGACGTTCGCGGCGGACGTGGACGTCGTCGAGTGGCTGGGCGCCGAGCTCTACGCGTACATCCCGTTCGAGACGCACGCCGACGTCGCGCAGAAGCTCGAGGAGCTCGACCGCGACCTCGACGGCGAGGGGATGCGCACGCAGATGGTCGTCGCGCTCGGGTCCGAGAGCCGGGTCCGGGACGGCAGCGAGGCCCGGCTGTGGTTCGACCCGAAGCGGCTGCTCGTGTTCGACCCGGAGTCCGGGGAGAACCTCACCTACGACGACGCCGAGGCGCAGCGGGTGGACGCCGAGACCGAGGAGGACCGGCGGGCCGCGCTGGAGCGGGCGCACCGCGACGCGGAGCGCGCCGCCGCGGGGCAGGGGCGGCACCGCCAGGCGAGCTGA